The stretch of DNA TGTCAACTTGTTATTACCCCTAAATAGAAGTGGTCACTAGGaggatgaaaattttatatatgcaCGCTTAATGCTAACTGTGGGAGGCTTgtaaacctttattttatagattatatgcattttttaattgagttttacaTCTTTTCGCAAGTCAAGCAGTGATTTATCTATCTACTGtagattattttataaacaattcCGGACGAAGAGGCGTTGATGCAGTCGGCAGATGCACCTTGGACTGTGGTATTCACCTGCTTCGACCAAACTTTCGCCATCAACGGTTCTTGTCTGATGAACTTCCCAATGTTCgaaattattatcattgtcaTTGGATGTGTGTAGTCTGATGTTGGCTCCATAATACTAGTGAAAGGATCATATATGCTTCTTTCGTTGTTTACTCCCATttcaattatattgaaatccCAGCTGTCTGAAAACCCTAATCAGTAAAGCGAGCCATGACCAGTGGCAGGGAAGACAATGTCCATTGTCTGGAATTTCTTTGAGTGGACATGTCATTGCTTGTTTAATTATAGCGTACATCAGAAGATTTTTTATGAAGTTTATAAAAAGGCTTTGTTATGAAccctttttaacttattttagtcagcattttttaatttattctaacaTATTTTCTGTCAAATTTGGCATAGTGCACCAAAGttgaatagttttttaatttaaactgaTTGCTCACGTTGGCACCATGTTTTTTCTAATAGATGTATTACAGTGTAGTTGTAAGAAAACTGTTGACcgtaattatctatttttagaAAACTACGCACATCGAGTTCTTGTCCTTCATTGAATGCCccgagaaaaaaaaagagaggagaaAAGTCGTTGTAGTGATCTCTATGCCTTTTTCTCTGAACAAAGATGTTTTTGGTACACTACCCCAGCTCAAAATTGAAACATATTTCCCGTGACGTTAATTCATTACCGTTAGGATTCATTACTGAAAAGGCATGAAGCGAGGTACAACATATGTTTAGTGGTTCTTAGCACTGTAGTAAgatgacaataaaaaaataaatctgtAAGACTAGAATTCGTACTTGTTTGAAGTGATGTTAAAGGAAGTAAAATAGTgtgaatatttaaaagataattggtTGTTGGACTGTACAacacctaatattttttaactacaccttttctattttctttaatGATTATGCTTTCTTTTGGAAAACTGTAACAAGCCATGTGGTTCTTGGCGCTTACTGTCTCAACATGTTGTCTTTGGTTATCTTTATGTTGTCttcataaaattaatcatttcatcaattattataaagaggaaacaaaattaaatgctTCAGAAGCTTATAACTTTAACccaaatttaatatcttaaatttatatttaaaaataattagttcacttttattttagttttaaataaataaaataaatatattagacTTCTAGTAAAAAATTGcgtatgattttaataattatttttatttttataatggaATATATAGTTTTGTACAATTTCTTTTACTAAATttgatcaaattaaaattaaaatttattcttttattgaatttcaACAAATGACAACTTTTGGTTGGGTGGGATATAGatgatttcaaaaataaaattcatccCGTCCATTTTTATTTCTGCGAATCCTATTTATTCACCTGAAAAGACATCTATATGATTTAAttcgtttattttttaaaattaactcttAGAAGTTAAGAAAAATACTGTCTATCGTGAAAAACATGCTATCATGCACACAATTCAATTTCAAGATTATTAGTTAAGTTTTAATTATCATGCATTGAAGTATTCTAATAACCATGGTAAACTAGACAAAAAAATGGGTTGATATTCtagtttgaaaatatattttctgaAGTCAAGAAATATATTACTTgagaaacatttaataattttaatgtaataataCAAACATAATATATTCGCTTAAATAGATTGATCTGTTAGgtttaaaagattatttaaataatctaaGAAAGACCTGAGTTTTCAACCAAATAGACTTTCATGAAAGTATAAGCCTGGTTTACTTCTTCAAAAAGTATGCTCTAGTTTACAACTAGCGAGTCACAGAGCCTAACTTATCTTCGTCTCTTAACATAAATGGAATCCATCAAAATTCATGATTTCCAATAACTTTCTGTCAGTCATATAAAAAATGCTAAAACAGCAATAAAGTATCACTTAATTAAGAGCATACTTAATCAATGAAACAACATCATATTAATGTTTTGTTCTTTCTAAACTCTGACTGGATTCAAATGCCTTCAGTCTAAACGGCGCAAGAGGTACTCAACCTCAATCTCCTTGGTGAGAGGTATCATCCAATTTTTGTACAAACGAGAAGCCACTGTTGGATCAAACTTACGTTTTCCATTGCCATCATTATCACTGTCAAGACTTACTTCCTGACCAAACACTGTGGCCTTCTTTTCAACCCTCTTCCTCACTGTCTCTTCAACGTCCGTAAATGTCAACAATTTCATCACACCTTCTCTATCCTGCAAAAATTTACCActcaaatgaaaaacaacccTTGTTTTATAATGCAGTTTTGTGGAAGTGAATAGGCCAAAactcaaattataaaatgacCATAAAATAGATACATGAATGATGGAAATCATGGAACTAAATAAGCCAAGCCAAGCCAACACAAAGCAAtctacacacacatatatatacctTAGCTCGAATTAAAGGCTCATAGTCTTGAGGAGCATCCCTGAATTTCACCTCAGCCACAAACTTTCCATAGTGAATCCTACTTGAGATAGCCTGCAAATATTTTATAGAATGAACTGTCAGATTCATTACTCAGTTATGACACTAGCAAGTTCTCAAGTTAGAGAACTTGCATTTAACTTTTCTAAAAACTGCTTAGTAGTGTATAATTGTGTGATTGTATCTTTATGTTTTCATGTCCAAAGCAGGAATAGACACAGAATCTACTCTTCGTAGCTTATGTCACTAAAGAACAATGGCCAGAGTACATGCACGAAACAATAGTTGAGTTGAGCTGTAAAGATTGTTCCACATGAATTCGTTCATAAAGATGTTTCTAAAGAACATAAGAGCTATATTACCTGCAGTAATGAAAGATCAGCAGCAGCAGTTTGCGCATAGTTGCCATCATCACCCGAAGTAGCAAGCAATGGAAGTAAATCTTGAAAGTACATTTTCCAGATTGACTTGTTTATGTTAATTGAAGCAGGTCCAGGATGCAAAAACTAAAGATGGAATTAAGTTAACAGAGAGACCCTTTATCATCTAAATTTCATGAATTATGGAAATTGGAAAATGGTATCACATGACTGAATTACCTGTGAGAAGGGGTAAGATGGAACATTTGATGGTGGTAAATTTTCAGGGAAGAAGGGGTGTTCTTTAGGGTTTGTGTATCTTCCAGCCTGTAATTCATTCTATTATTTTAGACTTAACAttctttcaaattcaaataacaGAATACAGAAAATAAGAACAACTCATGCTGATGACTAGCACAGATTTATTACACTTATGATGGTCATAAATAACTCATAACAGATGCAGAAAATTTCACAGATGGCCCTCATCTTGAAATAGCACGCTACTAGGAATGTTTTGTCTGAGAACTTTGGTGTTCTAAGTAATGATAAGGCAATAGCGGTAAATAGTACCT from Vigna unguiculata cultivar IT97K-499-35 chromosome 8, ASM411807v1, whole genome shotgun sequence encodes:
- the LOC114193667 gene encoding chorismate mutase 2-like, which produces MATPTPHFLLFPPQFFFLPIIANLLIPCIARPSSSSLSFVCYIKYKPQKGSLITFQFQFPQPHFISRTLIPRMAKAEENVYTLASLREHLIRQEDTIIYGLIERAKFPSNSNTYDDKYAQIPGFSGSLVEFVVKNAEDVQAKAGRYTNPKEHPFFPENLPPSNVPSYPFSQFLHPGPASININKSIWKMYFQDLLPLLATSGDDGNYAQTAAADLSLLQAISSRIHYGKFVAEVKFRDAPQDYEPLIRAKDREGVMKLLTFTDVEETVRKRVEKKATVFGQEVSLDSDNDGNGKRKFDPTVASRLYKNWMIPLTKEIEVEYLLRRLD